A genomic stretch from Malus domestica chromosome 15, GDT2T_hap1 includes:
- the LOC103425809 gene encoding uncharacterized protein has protein sequence MLREEKRRKLHEAVLNMLHPPPSPPPKDEPGNVPLSILGEDFEADGLGESGSSATSSEDYGNDESEAQRLTRAQRKRLRKKKLKEDASRRREIIGPLLPSATDQCDNEAQGVRRNASEKPGAAVTEEPGDEPPACSNQNKVKQRRKAKKQAREREQV, from the exons ATGCTAAGGGAGGAGAAGCGACGCAAGCTGCATGAAGCCGTCCTCAACATGCTCCATCCTCCTCCATCACCTCCa CCAAAAGATGAGCCTGGAAACGTACCGTTGAGCATTTTAGGCGAAGACTTTGAAGCAGACGGCTTAGGGGAAAGTGGGTCTTCAGCAACGAGCAGCGAAGACTACGGCAATGACGAAAGTGAGGCTCAGAGACTTACAAGGGCTCAGAGGAAGAGACTCCGTAAGAAGAAGCTCAAGGAAGATGCTTCTCGCCGTAGGGAAATTATTGGGCCTCTATTACCTTCAGCAACCGATCAATGTGACAATGAAGCACAAGGTGTTCGACGTAATGCCTCTGAGAAACCTGGCGCTGCTGTCACTGAGGAACCAG GAGATGAGCCACCCGCTTGCAGTAATCAGAACAAAGTAAAGCAAAGGAGGAAGGCAAAGAAGCAGgctagagaaagagagcaagttTGA